A window from Methanobrevibacter oralis encodes these proteins:
- a CDS encoding transposase: MDETSCQNVPNVTRVLYTPGEKNIQRKHPVKIGINVTGFQGINCNSYMEVNTKNNAFQFIITLCHYRIENMENTSGKQLIKEAIKNENLSDDEIKNYLSSKSLNKMDLINKINNELYNDNSQQTSIEKIQKICNKEDNNNSRKIWHEKRSRLLNNLLNPKITEINSKEKKINIILDNARIHHAKIVEKACEILNINLIFLQPYCPDLNPIEDVWRKIKSTIYKSIYKNLNELIEIFKREYYKIVDLTSFYKNWVKEYLGINI, encoded by the coding sequence TTGGACGAAACATCATGTCAAAATGTTCCAAATGTTACAAGAGTATTATATACTCCAGGAGAAAAAAATATACAAAGAAAACATCCAGTAAAAATTGGAATAAATGTAACTGGTTTCCAAGGAATTAATTGCAACTCATACATGGAAGTAAACACAAAAAATAATGCATTTCAATTTATAATTACATTATGTCATTACCGTATTGAAAACATGGAAAATACTTCCGGTAAACAATTAATCAAAGAAGCAATAAAGAATGAAAATTTATCAGATGACGAAATAAAAAACTATTTATCCTCTAAATCACTAAATAAAATGGATTTAATTAATAAAATCAATAATGAACTATATAATGACAATTCACAACAAACATCCATTGAAAAAATTCAAAAAATCTGCAATAAAGAAGACAATAACAACTCCAGAAAAATATGGCATGAAAAAAGATCCAGATTATTAAATAATCTATTAAATCCCAAAATAACTGAAATAAACTCAAAAGAAAAGAAAATAAACATTATTTTAGATAATGCAAGAATACATCATGCTAAAATCGTTGAAAAAGCATGCGAAATATTAAATATAAACTTAATATTTTTACAACCATACTGTCCCGATTTAAATCCAATCGAAGATGTATGGCGTAAAATTAAGTCTACAATATATAAATCAATATATAAAAATTTAAATGAATTAATAGAAATATTTAAACGAGAATACTACAAAATAGTTGATTTAACATCATTCTACAAAAACTGGGTCAAAGAATATCTAGGTATAAATATTTAG